The Hydra vulgaris chromosome 05, alternate assembly HydraT2T_AEP genome includes the window aaacaacaaaataaaataacatggtTTCTGTgtccttttgaaaaaatttaacttggtTGAAACTTGGTCATTTTCGGAAGAAATTCGATTTTCCACATGGAATTACAAGCctatataatatagaaatatagtATAACAtaaattgcataataaaaatgcagtgaaaaaaatttaaataataaatacctGCTTTTGTGCCAGAAAAGTATTTAACAACTGCATTGATCAATATATGTCAAtgaatttatttacaaaatgaacTCTAAATTTGTACCAGAAAAATTTGAATCTTTGAAATGTATGAAtgttaaaaatgctaaaacgtTCACGCCATTTACAAGCCAGAATAGTCTAAACTATAACAATattctataataaatttatcaaatatctcattaaaattaaaaataaaatacccatatttttaaatattactctTGTCGTAGTAGAAGAACTTATAGGTTACTGCTACAAAAACAAACGCTTGTAAGTAAAGAGTTTAATAACAATAGCTATTAACTATATATCAATAATCCTAattgatataataaataactgataagattaaaaaataaactacaaagtaagaaaaacaaatcatcATGCCAATAACGAAATAAAGAAGAAGCAATAGTTGACCTAAATTAAccatttatataactttaaacgACTATAAgacatatacaaacataaaataaataatcaacttattaactaaaattttaaatatactaaataactaaattaaactaaattattaactaaaacataaGATACATAAACAAACCGAcgatagaaaacaaaaaaacttttttatgtgtattatgtcacaaaaactaaaaaaaccgcAGGAACAACAAGATACATAAACACTAATGATGTAGCAGGAATTATAATCCATATCCAGAAAAACTTGAATGACGATcaattattatcattttgtcTGCACTTACAAAAACGATTGCAATCAATAGAAAAGGCAGACCTTTTATGACCACAATCATTTCCATTTGGTTGCGTTTGACAATCCATTACTTCGACAATTAAAGGACTGCTTGTTTGACAATTCAAGGATGAACGTGCAACTCTGTGCACTATCAATGGTATATCATCTTTATGTGAACAAATAAAAAGTGAATTTGTAGAACTGATCTCACTTCAAATGGAAAACAACATCAAAGGACACATTACTTAAAAGCACCTAATGTGATTTTCTAACATTGATTATCTGTATAAAACTGTAATTTTCTGAAAAACCACCTGAATTAAAGCAACTAAAAATACACGAACTTCGAAACCCAGATATTTTAGgaaaatgatataaaagcaAACATTGTGCTGTATCTATCAAGGAAAACTTACTCAAGTCAGCCAGATGGatttcttaaaatatctaaGGCTTTTTCTTTAGACTGTGTtaacaattttgaataaaaattactgGCAATAGTAACTGCacaaaaaacttaagaaaactTTCGAACTTCTacattcactttttttaattatactatcAGATTTAACACTTTCTACAACACTATCAACTGGCTTCTCTTCTTTAACTGCTAAaattttgttactataaatatagTTACTATTactatagttattattagtattataattGCTAGAAGACGTAGGAAAAGCTTTCActtcaataacttttattttctttctttctaaATCATACATTAATGTGGATGTAATCTTTAATGCCATGGAAgtagattttgtatttttatcacatggttttttgtttatatgcaTTTGGTCAGTGATTTCCAAACAATAATTATGTACTCTCAAAATATTTGAAGAGATAAAACTTAGATTTTCTTCCAAGTAAGGCTTCATATTGGGGATAGCTACAGCTGATTTCCAAACTTTACCATTAAGGGACACAACAGCTCCAGCTGGCTTAAAGTCGGTAATTATAGCAGGTCCGAGCCAATCATGCTCCATACGGTTACCTTTGCAACctatctttttgtaatttttcacTAAATCCTTGCCatctattttaaagttaaatgacTTGAAAccgtttaaatgttttttatcatggtacttttgtatttttgcaATACGGGAATCCATTATTTCTTGATTCTGTGATTCAGTTGCATTACTTTCTGCAATGTCAGTACTATCATCATTAAAATCAGGATCATTACCATTAAGAGCTAAAGATGGAAAAAGTGTTGCCTCCCtgccaaacattaaaaatggagTGAACTAAGTTGAAGATTGTACACATGTATGGAGACCAAATAATACTGGTTCTAATAAAGTATCCTAATTATCTTGGGATTCTTTAGCTACTTTTGAAAGATCTTGcttaataatttgatttgttCTCTCATCTTGTCCATTTGTTTGTGGATGATAAGCAGATGTTATTAAATGcctaatattgaaaaaataaaataaaaattcattcaagctatttaaaaattctctaCCTCGGTCTGATAGTACTTTTTTTGGAGGGCCAAattgataaaacaaagtaacaagacacttagaaacaaaaaaagcagATTTTTCTGGTATTGAAAATACTTCGACATGCTTACTCCAAAGGTCAGTAAcagttaaaatgtatttattacttTGTGTTGTAAGTGGAAAGGGACCAATGAGGTCTATACCTAAAAACTCCCACAATTTGATGACCTTAATTGGTTTCAGTACTGGAGCACAAGTTTTAATCTTCTCCATGCTCTGGCACTTGTCGCATTCTTTCACCCATTTAGTAATATCACTAACCATACCTAGATAACATTATGCAAACAATATGATAAGCATTTTGTGctggaaaaaattattattataattacaattaCATTAAGTTAGAAAATGAACCATGttgaaaatcatttataatGCAAAGAAGACAATTATTATATgagaaaatttgataaaaaatatatccaattgaaatatttaaccCTGTTACCTAGCtaataaaatacactttttagcTTAATTCTTGTGTTATTAAGGCCAATATGAGCTCCATGATTAGAGTCGTGCAGACCTCtaaaagcatgttttttttcttcatctgTTAAAAGAGCTTGCAGCTTATTAAAAGCAGTTACATAGTACAGCCTTCCAcctaagagaaaaaaataaaaaacaagtgtTTCCACACTTTCATCAAACTATTTCAAAACTAATGTTCATTTGAAGACTAGTTTGCAGAATTTTGTTTGCAATGTTTACATTTGTATACCAAAGGTGTATGCAACTTTTGAGTACTTGTATAAGTTTATGCAATATTATTCATTGCAGAACTATTTCTGTAATGTTTAGAAtggtatataaattatatgcaaTCGTTTACAACACATGTAAACATTGGTAAACACATGTGACATGTGTATGCAAAACGTGCATGCAACGATTACTCTTTTATATGTTCATTTAAAGGTTATTTATTTGCAGAATTATAACTGCAATTTTTACAATCGTATATAAATGATACGCAAATGTTTACATTTGTATacaatgtttacattttatcaCAGATTAAAttctaaatctttaaaaaaagttaaagtccaaatacaaaattactcttaatattaatacataccagtaaactgaaatttttaaaaatattttagaaatgatttaCGCTGTTTTAAACTCATACATTTCTTAATTGTTTCatcataaagatatttttaacatcttcaacAGAGTAATCGTGGTCAGccatcttttttgtttataagcAATGTTACTTATTTAACGCTGGGTATTAGGATCCCAATTTTACAAGTTTCAGTGTTTTTACGCATGCGCAGAACTGTttgtctacttatttaacgaGCTACTTATTTAACGCGACACCGGTGTcacgttaaataagtagatcgttaaataagtagacaGTCAGTTCTGCGCAAGCGTAACGCCTGCGCAGATACAGCGCAAAGCTTCCGTTAGGTAGGTTAAATCTATCGTTAAATAAGTAGCCTTGTTTCCGTTAGGTATaaactcaaaaaacaaaaataatcattttctaaaattttttaaaattatataattaaaatgcgAGTCTATAATTACTCTGTTGAAGCTGTTTAGCAGTCTCTGAtggaataataaattattaaaataaaaaagtgtcaACTTTGTGGTATGTGTATTTATAACCCACtatttaagttaaacttttatataatttatgattaagagtttattattattgtatattttatattattttatgtttctgaAGTTAATTTTATACTATGTCTCAGCATCTCAAAACTCACAGTTGTTTTGGGACTTCCATTTTATGCATTGACTTATTTGTCGATTTTGCTCAGAACTATTAGTCAATTTTGTTATGTATTTAAGAGTTGCAATTAAGTATTACTAGAAATACTTATTGAAAACAATCTAAGACCAAATtaactgtaaatttattatggatttgaatttaattttcagAAAGTGACCCTGGgtacagtttaaaaaaagcttattgtACCTAGggttactaatttttaaacccTTTTACTTGATagaattttattagtataagtCAATATACTTATACTAATACAAAGTAATTAGTATAGAGATGTGATCGTATCAGTTTTGCCTTCTTTAGACAAGTCTGGGGACTTGAATTTGGGcactaaaaaaatctaactataGGTACACAAACTTCCCTTAGACCTTATTGGACCTCTTgctttattaaaacttgaaaaaaatacattattacaattACTGATAATTGatgtaaatatattgaaaaattaacaatttatgCAACTACTttactttatagatttttggTACTCTtcaaaaaactctaaatttttagataaagtcTGCTTATTTTCCTTAAACCAATCAATGAGAAAAAGGTTCAGAGTTTAAACTGGTAGCGGTAAAGGTTTGAAAAAAGCTATTTGTTAATGATAGTATTGTTGTAAAAAGGGGCTGTCgaagttcaaaatttttcaaaagttttctttaaagtttgtCAATACAGTCTAAAGACAAGGCCTTAGATATTTTAAGAGACTCACCTTGCTGGCTTGATGATACCTTGATTGATATAgcacaaagtttgtttttatatcagttttctaaaatgtttgggtttccaagtttaaaatatctggattttttgcatttttagttgttttaattcATGTGGTCTTTCAGAAAGTTACAGTGCAAACGATTAATGTTAGAAAATCATATTGGGTGTTTCTAAGTAATGTGTCCTGATGTTGTTTTACATTGGAAGTGTGTTTAGTTTTATGATTCACTCTTTAATAGTTTAAGTAAAGGTGATGTGCCATTGTTAGTGCATAGAGTTGCACATGAAAATGATTGTGATTTTTTCTTAGAAAGAAATGCAATGGTTTTGTGTAGCAGTATCAACCTAagtttagttatataaaaagataatgacATGCGGTAGCATTACCTGAAATGTATTGAGAATGGTAAATTAGAGATGTTTCCTTTTGTTACTGTGTTATACTGTCATAAACAGTTTGTCTTTAGTACTATCAATGTTGTGAATATATCCTGTTATTtctactgtttttgtttttatgacatatttgaatatttaaattcaatcaatatacataaatatgtttttttgttttttattgttgatttgtTTATGTACCTTATGTtctagttaatatttaaaaaattcattacttaatttatttttgtaatagaTGTCTAAAGTTATACAATTGGCTAATTTAGGTCAACTAttgtttgttctttattttgttattgacATGGTGATTTGTTTTGCTCACtttgtagttgtttttttcttactgTCATCAGTTATTCAACTAGGGTTATTGATATAAGATATAGTCAATAGGTACAGTTATTAAAGTCAGTTctttatttacatacattttgtTGCAGTTGCAGTTGATTATAGCTACCATTACAACTACACCAAaagtagtatttaaaaatatggctATGTAATTATTAATGAGatatttgatcaattttttatagaatattgtGAAAGTATAGACTATTCTGGCATGTTGATATATCTTTGATGGGCGGACATAAGAGTATAACTGCATTTTTGACCATTTAACGATTTATATGAGAAAATGTGTCTTGTGTATGCTGGCATCAATGGTTTTAACAGTATAGTTACACCATACGGTTCAAACAGAATTAAAGTAATAACCCATTTCTCAAAATATGGCTTCTGTAGCAAAATAATTGGGttcataataatgtttttttgctcTCCTGAAAATTTACACTTTTGCAGTTATACTCTTATGTCCGCCCATCAAAGATATggctattttaatatttttaacatttatttgatttaaaaattcaaatccTTCAATTAGAGTTCATtttgtaaatcaatttattgACATACATTAATCAATGCATTTATTAAGTACTCTTCTGGCacaaaagcatttttataattattttatttattcgtTGTGATTTTATgatactatttatattatactatatttctATTCTATGTAGGCTTGTAATTCCATGTGGAAAAATCGAATTTCTTCCAAAAATGCCCAAGTTTCAaccaagttaaattttttcaaaaggacTTAAAAAccatgttgttttattttgctatttatATTGTGTAAGGATATTATTTTTCTCATTGATGTGTAAggatattattatattgattttattttccaaataaagttttagtgtAGCATGAAGTATGTCGTTTCTTTAATATcgtttgtatttaaaacattctcatagtaagaaatagtaaactaagtcacattttattattattgcgcTATGCATACATTAAGATCGCTAAAATCGTCGAATAATACCCGTCTAGGTTGTTATTCAACGGTAGTACaatagtggtgtagtggtagagcgctcgcctcATAATCAAAAAGTGTTCTGAGTTCGATCGCCACCACGTCCCTGgcagtaccgcgctcaacttgtttctccgcgtaACGATCTTGATCGTCATGGTTTGTGTTtcgaagttatagagttgagagagggttgtaacaaCACTAAAgcagcctccttgactgtagtgtcTTTTTCGGCTTTGAGTAGGTAAattaacacacaaaaaaaggcTAGACACGAATTAATaaattctcttcttttcttttttctgggATAACATCAGAATGCTGTCCTTACTATTTATTTGCGTAGAATCAAgtaacaattacaaattttataatcattaaGTTTAAGGGTTAAGGATAAATAATTTAACGtaaaacattttgctaaaatgCACAGTTAAATTATTTAGGAATACAATAAACTTCCTTGTGAGATGACaatttatttgatatcattaaTACGGGTGAATGGCCTATCAAAAagctttttcttaaaaatatgtttcttgTCATACTATactataaagatataaattgcGATTAGAATATACGTCGtgagttaaatattattaaaagtagtaAATTATCACTATAAAAATGCCCTTAAGTAATAACAATTCGCATGGCAAAGGAAATGCTTTTAGTTCGGTTAacgtatgttttttttaaaatttgttcgtCTGGGTTAGCAAAATGCCTCGATTGTTCAGTttgtctacttatttaacgatctacttatttaacgtgACTTAATACGTTAAATAAGTATCCGTAAACTAACGCATGCGCAGAATATCATTttgtctacttatttaacgatctacttatttaacgtgACACCGGGTTGATACTTTCTTAAGAACCTCGTGTTTACAATATAATAACCGTAACAAAAACCCATTTGAATTCTACAATCAAGAATTCCAGATAAAACCGGTAGCATATTTACATACTCCACAAGGCGATAGCACACATGCGCCCGCGCACGATTTTTcgtacttttttataaagaaacatatttttaaattac containing:
- the LOC136080526 gene encoding uncharacterized protein LOC136080526, translated to MFGREATLFPSLALNGNDPDFNDDSTDIAESNATESQNQEIMDSRIAKIQKYHDKKHLNGFKSFNFKIDGKDLVKNYKKIGCKGNRMEHDWLGPAIITDFKPAGAVVSLNGKVWKSAVAIPNMKPYLEENLSFISSNILRVHNYCLEITDQMHINKKPCDKNTKSTSMALKITSTLMYDLERKKIKVIEVKAFPTSSSNYNTNNNYSNSNYIYSNKILAVKEEKPVDSVVESVKSDSIIKKSECRSSKVFLSFLCSYYCQ